The Armatimonadota bacterium DNA segment TCGACCAGCGCGCGCCCGGCAACTGGCCGGAGCTGGTCGCTTCTTTCCGCGACCGAGACAAGCCCCTGATGAACTTCGCTGATCGCTGGGGCGGGTTTTTCGGCCCCTTGCGCAATCTCATGGGTGTGGAGAACCTGTGCATCGCCTTCTACGACAATCCAAAGCTCATCGAGCGCATGATGGATCAGCGGGTGGAGGCGATCATCGAGATCACCGGCAGGGTGCTGGACGAGGTGGAGATTGACACCTTCGGCTTCTGGGAAGACATGGGCTTCAAGACTGCGTCGCTCCTGAGCCCCGCTATGGTCCGCAAATACATGGTGCCCCGGTATGCCCGGGTCACCGAATGGCTGCGCTCCCGGGGGGTCAAACACGTTGGCGTGGACAGCGACGGGGACGTGAGCGAATTGATTCCTCTGTGGCTGGAAGCAGGGCTGGATCTGGTCTGGCCCATGGAAGTGGCGGCGGGCATGGATGTGGTGGCCCTGCGCCGCGAGTACGGCCGGGACCTGAACATGATCGGCGGCATCGACAAGCGCGTGCTGGCTGTCGGCGGCCAGACCATGCGTGATGAGGTCGACCGAATCATGCCGGTGGTCGAGAGCGGCGGCTACATCCCCGAGATCGACCACTCCGCCCCGCCGGACATCTCCTGGCCGAACATGTGCGAGTACATGGAATACCTGATGATGAGACTGGGGAGAGGGTAGAAGTGGGGCGACGTCCTCGCCCCACCACCTGATGTCGCTGCGCCCGAATGGGGCGGCGCAGACCAAGCGCCACAAAGCGGAAGACGGTTCTCTTGCTTTGGCCGCCGTGGAACCACCTATTCCGGGGGGAAACGCCCCTCGACGAACTCTTGGTTTTTTTCGGCCTGCCACTCGGCCGCTCCGATGCGCAACAGGCTTCCTTTGCACAGAGCGACGTGCAGCACCTGTCCCGACGCGTCCAGCCGCACAAGGGCCAGCTCGGCATCCGTAGCGATGTCCAGGTCCGGAATCAGGACCTGCTCGCCGGGCTTCCATGCCGGCGTGGGTCCAAGCGGATCCTCCACATCCAGCGCGATCACCACGTCGCGCACACCCGTCACGCTCACCAGTTCAAGCGCCAGGTGGTTCTCACCCAGAACCTGCCCACCGGCATCGGTCAACCTGAGCCTCCGGATCGATTCCAGTTGCGGTCGTCCCCCGTGGGGTTCGATGACCGAAATGAAAGTCGACGCAAGCGGCCCGTTACCCTTGTCAGTGCGACGGATCATCACCCGCGGAACCCACGTCTGGTCATTCGTATCATATCCGCCAACAGTCACCCACGCCTCTCCCACCGCCGCCAGCGCGCCGGGGGTCAGGTCCGTGTACCGCAACCCCACCTGCTGCCCGTCCGGCAGCAGGCCGTAGCGATCCTCGACCTGCCAGTCTACATGCCAGCCTGGTTGCGGCGACGGGTCAGCCACCATCTTGCGCACCTGCGCTCCTCCGCCGTACTCCACCGGATCGCGCAAGTCAAGCCCGGTAGAACTCACTGTGCCAAAATGGCTGCCCATGAACTTCGCATGGTCCTTCCCGCCCACCACGCGGAACACATCGAGCACGTAGAAACTCTCGGGAGAGATGTCGATGCTGGCCACCGTGCGCTCATACTGCTGTCCACCGATCATCTCCGGGCAACTCGCGCGGATCGCGCCCAGGACTTCACCGTCCGCCCAGAGAGTAGTGCGGCCACCGGCCTCCGCCTGGTTGGCTCCATCGACGACAACCGTGTTGTGGGCTGCAGTCAACCTGTACCAGGTGGCGCGCGGTGAACCCCACCCGCCGAATTGCACGGGCGGGTACCCGAAATCGGGCATGAGATCCAGCCCGCGCGCGAACAGCCCCAGGTTCATGCCGTCCAGATGCCCGTGCCCGCCGCCCGAGTCGTAGTCCAGCCAGACCGCGCGGGAATCCGGCCCGCTCCCCGACTTGAGCAATGCAATGCGCCACTGCTGCTTGTTCACGCTCTCCTGCCGCGGGATGCCGCCCTCGCGGGCGATCACCTCGCGCACCTGCTCCTGGATCCGGTCCGGGTTCTCCGCGAACAGGTCGTGGGGCAGGCCCTCCACCGTGTTGTCATTGGCGATGTGCAAGGCCTGCACGAAGGCTGTGTCTCCGGTCATCTCATACAGCCGCCACATGAAGGTAAACATGGAAGGGGCCAGTGGCGGCGGCTTGTGGCTGTAGCCAATTTCATGCCCCGGGCGCTGGAAGACGACACCTTGGTACTGATCGATGCGCCGGGCGAACCAGCCGCTGTCACCCGAAAGCGGGTAGTAGTCCGCGAAGCACCACGTGTCGATGTGGAAACGATACAAGTCGTGCAGACGGGGCTGCCTCTGGAGAATGTCGGCCAGGAACCCGGGCGAAGCCTGCTCCCAGCCTGCCAGGAACAGGGCTATGCTTTGCGGCCCGAAGGCCGAGTAGTTCGCAAGGCCTTTCTCTCCCGTCACTCCGTCCACCGCAGTCGCGTTCTGCAAGAATCCGGCGATGATCCCCATTACCTGCTCGCGATTCTCCGGCCACCCCAGGACCGCGTGGATCGTCGCCAGTGCGATGGGCGTCCTCGGGTAGTTTGACGCGATCTTATGCGCGTTCTTGACGGTGTCGTTGAGAATGCGCTCTTCGATGTTCCGCCGGATCTCGGCGCAGGACGCCTTCGGGTTCTCCAGCCCGTACTGCTTCGCCTTGCCCGAGAGAAACTCAACCAGCCCCGGGTCATCCGCGATGCCTTCCACCACCTGGTCATACCCAAGCGCCAGTTCCCGGGCCTCCTCGCAGGCATCGTGCCAGACCGACACATACCCGTTGCTCCCCAGTGCGCGCTCGTAGACCAGCGCCTGGGTCTTGAAGTCAAAGGTCGGATACAGGTCCGCCACGCGATCCAGGAGTACCGCGGCCTTGTGGGCGTAGCGCTGGTCTCCCGTGACCGTGTACGCGTCCGCGAGAGCTCGGATACCCCCCAGGATGCCCTGCTTCCACTGGCCGTAGATCAGGTATGCTCCGATGAACCGCCAGCGCTTGTCGCCTTCTACATACCCTTCGCCATCATCGACGCCGAACCGGTGCAGGGGGTCGTTGGGGTCCGGGTGCTCCTGGTTGAACAACAGTGATCGGTCGGCACGTTTCGGGTCGAAGACACCCTTCTCGTCGAGCCCCGACCGATAGAATGCACTAAAGTCGTTTGTTGGAAACAGCATCTTGCAGTGGGGGCAGCGCACCTTCCACGGGCGCTCCAGCGGGTCCATCTCCCAGTTGTACATGGGTACGCCCTCTTTGCAGGCGGGGCAGTAACCATCGGACCAGACCATCCATGACCGTGTGATGGTGCTGCCGAACATGAGGTCCCACAGGTCTTCGTCGCTCATCTCAACCCACGGACGGGCGCGCTCGACAAGTCCATCAC contains these protein-coding regions:
- a CDS encoding heparinase II/III family protein, translated to MDTARAVLILVTLVMLVSTAPGLADRKASVFMPSWLANRARANVARFPWAAEIRDGLVERARPWVEMSDEDLWDLMFGSTITRSWMVWSDGYCPACKEGVPMYNWEMDPLERPWKVRCPHCKMLFPTNDFSAFYRSGLDEKGVFDPKRADRSLLFNQEHPDPNDPLHRFGVDDGEGYVEGDKRWRFIGAYLIYGQWKQGILGGIRALADAYTVTGDQRYAHKAAVLLDRVADLYPTFDFKTQALVYERALGSNGYVSVWHDACEEARELALGYDQVVEGIADDPGLVEFLSGKAKQYGLENPKASCAEIRRNIEERILNDTVKNAHKIASNYPRTPIALATIHAVLGWPENREQVMGIIAGFLQNATAVDGVTGEKGLANYSAFGPQSIALFLAGWEQASPGFLADILQRQPRLHDLYRFHIDTWCFADYYPLSGDSGWFARRIDQYQGVVFQRPGHEIGYSHKPPPLAPSMFTFMWRLYEMTGDTAFVQALHIANDNTVEGLPHDLFAENPDRIQEQVREVIAREGGIPRQESVNKQQWRIALLKSGSGPDSRAVWLDYDSGGGHGHLDGMNLGLFARGLDLMPDFGYPPVQFGGWGSPRATWYRLTAAHNTVVVDGANQAEAGGRTTLWADGEVLGAIRASCPEMIGGQQYERTVASIDISPESFYVLDVFRVVGGKDHAKFMGSHFGTVSSTGLDLRDPVEYGGGAQVRKMVADPSPQPGWHVDWQVEDRYGLLPDGQQVGLRYTDLTPGALAAVGEAWVTVGGYDTNDQTWVPRVMIRRTDKGNGPLASTFISVIEPHGGRPQLESIRRLRLTDAGGQVLGENHLALELVSVTGVRDVVIALDVEDPLGPTPAWKPGEQVLIPDLDIATDAELALVRLDASGQVLHVALCKGSLLRIGAAEWQAEKNQEFVEGRFPPE